In Zingiber officinale cultivar Zhangliang chromosome 6A, Zo_v1.1, whole genome shotgun sequence, a single genomic region encodes these proteins:
- the LOC121997737 gene encoding protein IWS1 homolog 1-like isoform X1 yields MGYDNDPYMDEDGEPLMDPDAASDREVSPELALPIDDDDEDEGDWGRRDRSPTPVMNSMGDYKSGKPKKRLVKRGRESSPGRIGSSKPAFDEEGLDDWEDEDTSSQKKMKDTPSLKEGKGGILKKNKGKLSSSKGDSFAGQGSKSGFKGYGAGSRGGEADPEEEEEMWKTIAGGDSEDDQEGMRTMDDDNFIDDSGLDPADRYGSDNEHSAGNAPQAEEGEEDEIKQLFKGGKKKKKNEKSPAEIALIVENLMAELEVTAEEDAELNRQNKPAINKLRKLPLLIEVLSKKKLQQEFLDHGVLTLLKNWLEPLPDGCLPNMNIRSAILRLLSDLPIDLEQFDRREQLKKSGLGKVIMFLSKSDEETTANRKLAKELVDKWSRPIFNKSTRFEDMRRIDDDRVPYRRPPSQKQVAKSTGIQSRDDDLDLAEFSQGRKPGSSASRQHASRPEAMPLDFVVRPQSKIDPEEVRARAKQIVQDQRRINMTKKLQKLKAPKKKQLQASKLSVEGRGMVKYL; encoded by the exons ATGGGTTACGATAACGATCC GTATATGGATGAGGACGGTGAGCCTTTGATGGATCCTGACGCGGCCTCGGATAGGGAGGTGTCGCCGGAGCTGGCTCTCCCTATCGACGATGATGACGAGGACGAAGGCGACTGGGGACGGCGGGACCGTTCGCCGACGCCGGTGATGAATTCTATGGGCGATTACAAGAGCGGAAAGCCAAAGAAGAGGCTGGTGAAGAGGGGTAGGGAAAGCTCGCCGGGTCGGATCGGAAGCTCCAAACCGGCGTTTGATGAAGAGGGGTTGGACGATTGGGAGGACGAAGATACTTCGTctcagaagaagatgaaagaCACTCCATCTCTGAAAGAGGGCAAAGGAgggatcttgaagaagaacaaGGGAAAACTGTCCTCATCTAAAGGAGACAGTTTTGCTGGGCAGGGATCAAAATCGGGGTTTAAGGGCTATGGTGCGGGTTCAAGGGGCGGGGAAGCTGAtccagaggaagaggaggaaatgtGGAAAACTATAGCTGGTGGAGATTCAGAG GATGATCAAGAAGGCATGAGAACGATGGATGATGACAACTTCATCGATGATAGTGGTCTGGATCCTGCAGATCGTTATGGAAGTGATAATGAGCATTCTGCTGGGAATGCACCCCAG GCTGAAGAGggtgaagaagatgaaatcaaacaGCTTTTTAAGGgcggaaagaaaaagaagaaaaatgagAAGTCACCAGCTGAAATTGCTTTGATAGTTGAGAATCTTATGGCTGAGTTAGAAGTTACAGCTGAAGAAGATGCAGAGTTGAACAGACAAAATAAACCAGCCATTAACAAACTGAGAAAGCTCCCATTGCTTATTGAAGTCTTGTCAAA AAAAAAGCTTCAGCAAGAATTTCTTGATCATGGAGTACTAACTCTACTCAAGAATTGGCTTGAACCGCTACCTGATGGCTGTTTGCCTAACATGAACATTCGGTCTGCAATACTAAGGCTTCTTTCTGAT TTGCCAATTGATTTGGAGCAATTTGACAGGAGAGAACAACTAAAAAAGAGTGGTCTTGGAAAG GTGATTATGTTTCTGTCAAAGTCAGATGAGGAGACAACGGCAAATAGAAAACTTGCTAAAGAATTAGTTGATAAATGG AGTCGACCAATATTTAACAAGAGTACTAGATTTGAGGATATGAGAAGGATTGACGATGACAGGGTTCCATATAGAAGGCCTCCATCTCAAAA GCAAGTTGCTAAATCTACTGGCATCCAGTCTCGGGATGATGATCTTGATTTGGCTGAATTTTCACA AGGGAGAAAACCTGGTAGCTCAGCTTCTCGGCAGCATGCTTCTAGGCCTGAAGCAATGCCTCTGGATTTTGTTGTCCGCCCTCAGTCTAAGATTGACCCTGAAGAAGTCAGGGCAAGAGCAAAACAAATTGTTCAAGATCAGCGAAGAATAAAT ATGACCAAGAAGTTGCAGAAATTAAAGGCGCCAAAAAAGAAGCAACTACAAGCATCAAAACTCAGCGTTGAGGGCCGAGGCATGGTCAAATACCTCTAA
- the LOC121997737 gene encoding protein IWS1 homolog 1-like isoform X2, with translation MDEDGEPLMDPDAASDREVSPELALPIDDDDEDEGDWGRRDRSPTPVMNSMGDYKSGKPKKRLVKRGRESSPGRIGSSKPAFDEEGLDDWEDEDTSSQKKMKDTPSLKEGKGGILKKNKGKLSSSKGDSFAGQGSKSGFKGYGAGSRGGEADPEEEEEMWKTIAGGDSEDDQEGMRTMDDDNFIDDSGLDPADRYGSDNEHSAGNAPQAEEGEEDEIKQLFKGGKKKKKNEKSPAEIALIVENLMAELEVTAEEDAELNRQNKPAINKLRKLPLLIEVLSKKKLQQEFLDHGVLTLLKNWLEPLPDGCLPNMNIRSAILRLLSDLPIDLEQFDRREQLKKSGLGKVIMFLSKSDEETTANRKLAKELVDKWSRPIFNKSTRFEDMRRIDDDRVPYRRPPSQKQVAKSTGIQSRDDDLDLAEFSQGRKPGSSASRQHASRPEAMPLDFVVRPQSKIDPEEVRARAKQIVQDQRRINMTKKLQKLKAPKKKQLQASKLSVEGRGMVKYL, from the exons ATGGATGAGGACGGTGAGCCTTTGATGGATCCTGACGCGGCCTCGGATAGGGAGGTGTCGCCGGAGCTGGCTCTCCCTATCGACGATGATGACGAGGACGAAGGCGACTGGGGACGGCGGGACCGTTCGCCGACGCCGGTGATGAATTCTATGGGCGATTACAAGAGCGGAAAGCCAAAGAAGAGGCTGGTGAAGAGGGGTAGGGAAAGCTCGCCGGGTCGGATCGGAAGCTCCAAACCGGCGTTTGATGAAGAGGGGTTGGACGATTGGGAGGACGAAGATACTTCGTctcagaagaagatgaaagaCACTCCATCTCTGAAAGAGGGCAAAGGAgggatcttgaagaagaacaaGGGAAAACTGTCCTCATCTAAAGGAGACAGTTTTGCTGGGCAGGGATCAAAATCGGGGTTTAAGGGCTATGGTGCGGGTTCAAGGGGCGGGGAAGCTGAtccagaggaagaggaggaaatgtGGAAAACTATAGCTGGTGGAGATTCAGAG GATGATCAAGAAGGCATGAGAACGATGGATGATGACAACTTCATCGATGATAGTGGTCTGGATCCTGCAGATCGTTATGGAAGTGATAATGAGCATTCTGCTGGGAATGCACCCCAG GCTGAAGAGggtgaagaagatgaaatcaaacaGCTTTTTAAGGgcggaaagaaaaagaagaaaaatgagAAGTCACCAGCTGAAATTGCTTTGATAGTTGAGAATCTTATGGCTGAGTTAGAAGTTACAGCTGAAGAAGATGCAGAGTTGAACAGACAAAATAAACCAGCCATTAACAAACTGAGAAAGCTCCCATTGCTTATTGAAGTCTTGTCAAA AAAAAAGCTTCAGCAAGAATTTCTTGATCATGGAGTACTAACTCTACTCAAGAATTGGCTTGAACCGCTACCTGATGGCTGTTTGCCTAACATGAACATTCGGTCTGCAATACTAAGGCTTCTTTCTGAT TTGCCAATTGATTTGGAGCAATTTGACAGGAGAGAACAACTAAAAAAGAGTGGTCTTGGAAAG GTGATTATGTTTCTGTCAAAGTCAGATGAGGAGACAACGGCAAATAGAAAACTTGCTAAAGAATTAGTTGATAAATGG AGTCGACCAATATTTAACAAGAGTACTAGATTTGAGGATATGAGAAGGATTGACGATGACAGGGTTCCATATAGAAGGCCTCCATCTCAAAA GCAAGTTGCTAAATCTACTGGCATCCAGTCTCGGGATGATGATCTTGATTTGGCTGAATTTTCACA AGGGAGAAAACCTGGTAGCTCAGCTTCTCGGCAGCATGCTTCTAGGCCTGAAGCAATGCCTCTGGATTTTGTTGTCCGCCCTCAGTCTAAGATTGACCCTGAAGAAGTCAGGGCAAGAGCAAAACAAATTGTTCAAGATCAGCGAAGAATAAAT ATGACCAAGAAGTTGCAGAAATTAAAGGCGCCAAAAAAGAAGCAACTACAAGCATCAAAACTCAGCGTTGAGGGCCGAGGCATGGTCAAATACCTCTAA
- the LOC121995231 gene encoding serine racemase-like yields MDNGKQVKNDNYAADIASIREARVRIAPYIHETPVLTSKSLDSIASKRLYFKCECFQKGGAFKIRGASNAIFSLSDDQAAKGVLTHSSGNHAAAVALAAKLRGILAYVVIPKNAPKCKVENVKRYGGQIFWSESTIQSRESITEKVQQDTGAILVHPFNNRFTIRNYATPSCPALASFSHMTDSYICFDFVVSGLSRGKRELFFKFLRRVDDSRLHLLAVDI; encoded by the exons ATGGACAATGGGAAACAAGTGAAAAACGATAACTATGCTGCTGATATTGCTTCCATAAGGGAGGCGAGAGTCCGTATTGCTCCATATATTCATGAAACTCCAGTGCTTACCTCGAAGTCTTTAGATTCTATAGCTTCCAAACGGTTGTATTTCAAGTGTGAATGCTTTCAAAAAGG AGGAGCCTTTAAGATTAGGGGAGCTTCAAATGCTATATTCTCCCTTTCTGATGATCAAGCTGCCAAAGGCGTTTTGACACACAGCAG TGGTAACCATGCTGCAGCAGTGGCTTTGGCTGCAAAGCTCCGTGGAATCCTAGCATATGTTGTCATACCGAAAAATGCTCCAAAATGCAAGGTTGAGAATGTCAAGCGGTATGGTGGTCAAATCTTCTGGAGTGAATCAACGATCCAATCAAGAGAGAGTATTACTGAGAAAGTTCAGCAAGATACTGGTGCAATTTTGGTTCATCCTTTCAACAATAGATTCACCATCAG GAATTATGCTACTCCATCTTGTCCTGCATTAGCATCATTTTCTCATATGACTGACAGTTACATCTGCTTTGACTTCGTTGTCAGTGGTTTATCAAGAGGCAAAAGAGAACTCTTTTTTAAGTTCTTGAGAAG AGTTGATGATTCTCGGCTTCATCTCCTTGCTGTTGACATTTAG
- the LOC121994350 gene encoding MLO-like protein 7, with product MLPCRLNAESTVRNKRRLLALVLTESHLKRRILAAGDSVVECPPEKEQLITATGLHQLHILIFFLAEFHVVNSALIMVLGRAKIHRWKDWETDTTSAEYAFTTGIYMFTILCFFVPDLHPWILV from the exons ATGCTGCCATGTCGCCTTAATGCAGAGTCAACTGTCAGAAATAAAAGGCGGCTGCTCGCGCTGGTGCTGACGGAGTCACACCTGAAGCGCAGGATTTTAGCTGCTGGTGATTCAGTGGTTGAATGCCCCCCA GAAAAGGAGCAACTGATTACTGCCACAGGCTTGCACCAGTTGCACATTCTGATCTTCTTTTTGGCTGAGTTTCATGTGGTAAATAGTGCTCTTATAATGGTCCTTGGAAGAGCAAAG ATACACAGATGGAAGGACTGGGAAACGGATACGACATCGGCTGAGTATGCCTTCACGACTGGTATATATATGTTCACTATTCTTTGTTTTTTTGTCCCAGATTTGCATCCTTGGATCCTAGTTTGA